Below is a window of Catalinimonas alkaloidigena DNA.
CTTTGGAGCAGCTGATCATGACGGCCAGCAGAATTATGTAGAGAAATGTACTGCGTAATGTTTTCATAGGGTCATGTATTTACAAACTAGGGTGACTGGTGTACGACATGGCAAAACCTGGGCCAATTTCGTATTGGATTGAACGCAAAAAAGCGAGAGAAGTTAAAGAAGTCGCCAGGGCATAGCCGCTCCTGTAGCGTAAGCGGTTGATTATCAAGAACTATACTTTACCAACCACCTGCACTTGCCAGCCCCGGTTGCGGGCACGCCGGCTCACCTCAAAATTCTTTCAGAGCGGTGTACAAGCGATGGGTCGGAAGCCCCATGACGTTGAAATACGAGCCCTCGATGCGCTCGATCCCCACCAGCCCCAGCCAGTCCTGTGCGCCGTACGCCCCGGCTTTGTCGAAGGGCATATAATGCTCGATGTAGAAGTTGATTTCCGTCGGCTCGAAGGTTTTGAAGTGGACCCGCGTGCGGTCGGTAAACGAGACGATCTTTCCGTTTTTCCGCAGGCAGACCCCGGTGTATACCTCGTGCACGCGCCCCGAAAGCTGCGAAAGCATCTGAAACGCAACGTGCGGATCGGCGGGCTTGTTCAGCACCTGCGTGTCCAGCACCACGACGGTATCGGCGGTGATCAGAATGGCTTCGGCAATTTCGGCCTCTGTAAAAGCATCGGCTTTCTGGCGGGCCAGAAACTCGGCGACTTCGGCAGGGGGGAGCGTGGCGGGAAATGACTCGTCCGTGTCTTTTACCACAATCTCGAACCGAAAACCGGCATCAGCGAGCAGTTGTTGGCGGCGCGGCGACCGGGAAGCAAGAATGATCTTCTGTTGTGAATTCATTTTTTTTCAGCGAACTAAAAACAAAACCGCAGATAACTTTCGGGTAGAAGTAGGTCGACTTTTGCGGCAACGTGTAGCCACTGCCCGTCACCCGTTTGATGTCCTGCATCGGTACTTCGTTGGTAATCAGCGCCAACTGGGCTGTTCCCTGCGCGACCTGCGACACGCATTCGGCGAAGTTACGCTCAAAACGGATGTGCGGTGACCGGCGTTGCTCTTTTCCCGGAATGCCCAGGCCCTTTTCGATGGCGAAGTAGTGCAGCACGGTCAGGTCGAGTCGTCGGATTTCCTCCGGAAATTTCCAGGCCAGCCGGTCGAGCTGATCGGGCTTTAACTGAATTTTGTACGCCTGATCGCGTAAAATCAGCCCGAACGTCCAGGGCTTCCCGACGATGATTTCGTTCAGATCGTAGGGATTGGCGACTTCGCGCATTGTAAAATAAGGCTGAAGCCGCGCCAGCAACGCTTCCGGCGCAAAGTCGGGCAGGTCGACCAGCAGGCGATGGGCCGGCAGTATGCGCAGCCCGCCGTTTTCCGTATTGGTCAGGTACATCAGGTGGTAGTTCCACGGCGCTTCGGGGTCGTCGTGCCCCAGCACGTGCCGCTGGTGGTGGCGGTACGCAAGCGATCCTTCGTAGCGATGGTGGCCGTCGGCCAGAATCACCGGCTTGTCGCGCAGCACCTCCTGAAAACGCCGGATGATCCGCAGGTCATGGATCACCGACAGCACGTCGCGGACTCCCTGGTAATCTTCCGTGTCCAGCAACGGTGCCGCCATGCTTTCGTCCATGTAGCGCTCCAGCTCGAACGTCGGGTCGGTGTAGAGGCCGTGCGTAGGACTGACGTGCATCTGCAGGTGCTCCAGCAGCGCCACCCGGTCGTCGACCGCCCCGGGAATGGTGTTTTCGTGACGAAGCACCACGTTTTCGTCCCAGTCGTACAGGCGCAGGTTGCCGATAAATCCTTTGCGAACGTATTGCTGGTCGCTGCCCGGCAGGCTGAAATGTTGGTAATAGACGTAAAGCGCCGGCAGCGGATCGAGCTGCAGCACGCCTTCCTGTTGCCAGGTTGCCAGCGTTTGGGCCGCTTGCTGATGCGGATGCTCGCCCCGCGGCACCGACAGGTGAATGCTGTTGTAAGGCTCCTGGTAGAGCCGCTGCCGCTGCTTTTCCGACACCACATCGAACAGGGGCGAGGTGAGGGACTCGAGTCGGGGAATCAACTCAGAACGGTAGCGCCAGGCGCGCAGCGGAAGGATTTTAGCCAAATTGGGGTAGGGGAAAATTGCGAATGGTCGATTCTATCATGTCAAATGCCTGAACGCAGTACACGTTTTGCCCGGTATCCAGGTTCCGGCTTACTTCCGATTTTGCTTCCAGCGACTAACGGCCGGAGCATGGGACGAAGTAGTGGGATGAGTCGCCTCTTGCTGCAACTCGCTTACCGCCACCATCGCCGCAATCAGGGCCTCGTCGTCGTGCGCTTCCTGGAGCATCTCCGGCTGGAAATACCGGTTTACGAAATTGGTATCGAAACGGTTGGTTAAAAACGCTTCGTGCTGCATCACCAGCCGGCCAAACGCGAGGGTGGTGGCTACGCCGGAGATCTGGTATTCGTCGATGGCGCGGACCATCCGTTCGATGGCCGCCTGCCGGTCTGCCCCGTAAGCCACCAGTTTGGCGATCATCGGATCGTAATAAATCGGTACGTCCATGCCTTCTTCAAAGCCATCGTCGACGCGGATGCCGGGCCCCTGTGGGCGGCGGTAAGTCTGGAGGGTACCCACGTCGGGCAGAAAGCCGTTGGCCGGATCTTCGGCGTAGACGCGCAGCTCGATGGCGTGGCCCCGGAACGTGAGGTCTTCCTGCCGGAACGAAAGCGGTTGGTTTTCGGCAACGCGAATCTGCTCTTTCACCAGGTCGATGCCGGTAATCAGTTCGGTGACCGGATGCTCCACCTGCAAGCGGGTATTCATCTCCAGGAAATAGTAGTTCAGGTGCTCGTCGACGATGAATTCGACCGTGCCCGCGCCGTAATAGCCGCAGGAACGCGCCACGTCGACCGCACTGCGTCCCATGGCGTCGCGGATTTCGGGCGTCAGGATGCCCGAGGGCGCCTCTTCGACCACTTTCTGGTGGCGACGCTGAATGGAACATTCGCGCTCAAACAAGTGCACGAGGTTGCCGTGCTGATCGCCCAGCACCTGAATTTCGATGTGTTTGGGAGAGGTAATGTACTTTTCGATGAACACCGAACCATCGCCGAAGGCCGACTTGGCTTCGCTGACCGCCCGCTCCATTTGCGCCTCAAAATCGGCTTCGCTGTCGACCACGCGCATCCCTTTGCCGCCGCCCCCGGCGCTGGCTTTGATCAGGATCGGATAGCCGATTTCGGCGGCTGTTTGTTTGGCAGCCGCTACGTCGGCGATGGCGTCGGGCGTGCCGGGCACCATCGGAATGTTGAACTTGGCCACGGCGGCTTTGGCGGCCAGCTTGCTGCCCATCAGCCGGATCGATTCGGGCGACGGACCAATGAAAATCAGGCCTGCGTCCTGTACCTGTTGGGCAAACTCCGCGTTTTCCGACAAAAAACCGTACCCCGGATGGATGGCATCAACGCCCAGTTGCCTGGCTACATCGATGATACGGTCACCACGCAAATACGACTCGCCCGAGGGCGGCGGGCCGATGCAGACGGCTTCGTCGGCGTAGCGCACGTGCAACGCTTTCCGGTCGGCTTCACTGAACACGGCTACGGTAGAAATGCCCATTTCGCGGGCCGAACGCATCACTCGCAGAGCAATTTCGCCACGGTTGGCTACCAGAATTTTACGAATAGACACAGGATGGAATTAAGGGTGGTGAGGTAGAAAAATATTGCAAATTGAATACGCAGGCCGTAGGTTTCAGGGTGAGGGAGGGCCGACATCGGCCTTGCCTCGAAAACCACAACGGGGCTACGAAGCAAATTTAGCAACTTAGACGGGGGAAGAAAGCCCCACGGATCGGTTATTTCCGCGGCCTGATTTCGGAGAAAACGACTGATTCTGAGCGAAACGCACCCCGGAACGCCAGGAAGGTTCAGGTTTCCGGATGTTTAATTATATGTTATCTTTGCGCGATTTTACGCTGCCTTATTTGGTACAAAAGCAATTCAAAATTAAATACTCATACGCGTGGATCTATTTGAAAAACTTCTGACTGACCGGGGGCCTATCGGCAAACATTCCCGCATTGCTCATGGCTATTTTGCTTTTCCGAAACTGGAAGGAGAGATTAAACCACGGATGCAGTTCCGTGGCAAAGAAGTGTTGACTTGGAGCTTGAACAACTACATCGGACTGGCGAACCACCCAGAAGTTCGAAAAGTAGATGGGGAAGCGGCTCAAAAATACGGACTGGCCACGCCCATGGGAGCCCGGATGATGTCGGGTAACTCTGATCTGCACGAGCAGCTCGAAAACGAACTGTCGGCCTTCGTCAGCAAGCAGGATACCATGCTGTTGAACTATGGGTATCAGGGCATTATGTCCGTTATCGACGCGCTGACCGACCGCCATGACGTAATCGTTTACGACGCCGAATCGCACGCGTGCATCATCGATGGCGTTCGTCTGCACCAGGGCAAGCGCTTTGTCTACGCGCACAACGATATTGAGGGACTGGAAAAACAGCTGGTACGCGCCACGCGTCTGGTCAACGAAACCGGAGGGGCCATTCTGGTCATTACCGAAGGGGTGTTCGGCATGTCGGGCAACCTGGGCAAGCTGCGCGAAATCGTAGAATTGAAGAAGAAGTTCCAGTTCCGCCTGCTGGTCGACGACGCACACGGCTTCGGAACCATGGGCCCAACGGGCGCCGGCGCCGGCGAGCACCTGGGTGTACAGGACCAGATTGATATTTATTTCTCGACGTTTGCCAAGTCGATGGCCAGCATCGGCGCGTTTGTGTCGAGCGACGAGCAGGTCATTGAGTACCTGCGTTACAACACCCGGTCGCAGATCTTTGCCAAATCGGTGCCGATGCCGTTGGTGGTGGGTGCCCTGAAGCGCCTGGAGCTGCTGAGGAATCACCCCGAATTGCGCGAAAACCTCTGGAAAGTGGTACACGGGCTGCAAAAAGGACTGCGCGACAAGGGTTTCAACATCGGCACGACCGAGGCGCCGGTGACCCCCGTCATCCTGAGCGGTGAAGAGAGCGAAGCGGCCCAACTGGTGATCGATTTGAGAGAAAACTTCCACATCTTCTGCTCGGTTGTGATCTATCCTGTGATTCCTAAAGGCCTGATTATCTTGAGGTTAATCCCGACGGCGGTCCACACGATGGAAGATGTGAACGAAACCATCGCCGCTTTTGAGGCGATTGCCGCGAAGCTGAAAGACGGAAGTTACCATAAATCTGATCTGAAAATCACGGTTTAAATAGCGTAGGAGGCCGTTTTACGGGTTAAAAAAAATCGATTTTAGCACGCAAAAAGTTTGGAGCCACACGTTTAATTGCTAAATTGGCCCTCAAATCATCGAATACCAACCTTAAAACTGCCATTCTAATGAACAAATTTGAACAGGTCCGTGATCTGGTAATGTCACTCGAAGGTGACTTTGAAAAATTCTACGACAAGAATAACCAGGCCGCTGGAACGCGTGTACGCAAGGGAATGCAAGATCTGAAGAACCTTGCTCAGGACATCCGTGTGGAAGTTCAGAACATGAAAAACACCGAGAAGTAGTACACCGACCGACACTCAAGTTCTAACAAAAAAGGCCATCAATCAGATGGCCTTTTTTGTTTTTTTAGTGTGATTTTTTAGTGACTGATTTACGTGGGTAGTAAGGATATAGGTTAAGTCAGTCGAATTTTTTAGCGATTTGGTGGAGAGAATTCACTAAAATTTGCCCCATTCTTTGCTAGACTAAAGCAAATTTATCGATGTTGGTGCGCAGGGCATGCATGAGCGCATCGCTGGCTTCTACCAGAGGAAGGCGCACGTAGGGGCTGCAGAGGCCGCGTAGGGCCAGTGCGGCCTTCACGCCCACAGGATTGCTTTCCCGGTACATCAGGTCGTTGATCTGCACCAGTTCGTACAGAATTTCACGACATACCGACAACTCTTGGCGTAGGGCCGCTGCCACCATGCGGCAATACTTTTCGGGGAAGGCGTTGGCCAGTACAGAAATGACCCCGCTGCCTCCGGCGCAGATCACCGGAACGCTCGTCATGTCGTCGCCCGACAGGAATAAAAAATCGTCTGGTTTTTCGGCCAGCACGCGATAGATCTGCGACAGGTCCGCACACGACTCTTTAATGCCCAGAATCTGCGGGTGCGCTGCCAGCCGCAGGGTCGTTGCGGCCTCTACGTTCGAAGCCGTACGGCTGGGCACGTTGTAGATGATCACCGGTATCGGCGAGGCGTCGGCGATGGTCATGTAATGGCGGTAGATCCCTTCCTGCGTAGGTTTGTTGTAGTACGGACTTACGCACAACAGCGCATCCACCTTGGTGAGGTCGGTGTTTTTGATGCGCCGTATCACCGCTTGCGTGTCGTTGCCTCCCACGCCGTAGACAAGGGGGAGCTGGTGGGTGTTGTGCTCCTGCACGTAGCGCAAAACCGCCCGCTTTTCGTCGAGCGCCAGGGTGGCGGCTTCGCCCGTGGTGCCCATCACCACGTAGTAGTTTACGCCGTGTTCGGCAGTAAACCGCAGAATAGTGCCCAATGATTCGAAATCAATGGAGAGGTCCTGGCGAAAAGGTGTCACCAGCGCTACGCCGGTTCCGGCTAATTTATGCGTCATTGTTTTGAATAGCTTGCGTCAGACGAAGCATCTTTTCCCACAGGGTCGCTAAACTTTCCCCGTCTTTCAGGTCCACCATCAGTTCCAGGTTGTGTTCCAGTTCGGGGGAGAATCGCCCCACCCGGCAGCGCGCCTGGCTCTGGCCTAAAATGCTTTCGTACAGGGGAGAAACGTCGGTGGTGAGGCAATAGAGGTAATCGAAGTCGGCCGCCATGAAGTGCGTCACCTCTTCGGATTTGATTTGCCCCAGAAGCGAAATGTCTTTGTTGGTAAAGAATTTGGTTTTGTAGAGTGCCGGATCGTTCGGAATCTCCGACAAGTAGGCCAGTGAGGTGACCTCTTTTCCCATTTTAAGCAGCTGATCGCGAATTTTTCCAAACTGTTGCCAGGTAGCTTCGCTGTCGGATGCGACGAACAAGCCGATGCGACGTGCCTTGGCAAAGCTGACCGACCTCCGGGCGGTCGGGGTGGCAGGCGGACGGCGCAGGCGGTTGCGCAGGGACAGCATTTGAAGGCCCAGTTCCATGAGAGTCTGGAAAATAGAAAACTTAAAAAGGAACCGCGAAGATTATGATCTTTGGTTAATTCCGCAATTAATTTCCTGTTTCTTCTAAAAGTTGAAGAAATTCAGCTTCCGATAGAATCGTCACGCCGTGTTTCAGGGCCTTTTCGCGCTTGGCTGGTCCCATGTTTTCGCCCGCTACCAGGTAGTCGAGCTTGCCGGAGACGCTGCTCAAAATCTTTCCGCCGTGGTCTTCGATCAGTGCTTTGAGGCCATCGCGGCTGAACTGCTCAAAGACGCCGGAAATCACGAACGTTTTGCCCGCCAGCGTGGTGCTGCTCGGAGCCGAAGTTTTTTCTTCTTGCGCCAGTTGCAGCCCGGCCTGGCGCAGCCGTTCGATCAACGCCTGATGTTCCGGCTCAGCCAGCCACGATTGCAGGCTTTGAGCAATGCGCTCACCGACTTCGGGGGCTTCGAGCAGTTCTTCGTACGTGGCCTGCGAAATGCGTTCGATGCTGCCAAAATGTTCGGCCAGTTTACGCGCCACGGTTTCGCCGACGTAGCGAATGCCCAGCGCAAAGAGCACTCGGGCAAAAGGCACCTGACGGGTGCGCGCTAAACCTTCCAACAGGTTGCGCGCCGATTTGTCGGCGAATCGTTCCAGCGCAATCAGTTGGTCGTAGGTGAGGTCGTACAGGTCGGCCACGTTGTTCACCAGCCCCTTCTCGTACAACTGACGGATGGTTTGCGGGCCAAGTTCCTCCACGTTCATGGCGCGGCGCTGGATGAAATGCTCCAGCCGCCCCCGGATTTGCGGCGGGCAGCCGTCCTGATTCGGACAGAAATGCTGCGCGCGTGGGGCCGCTCCTTCGCCCTCTTCGCGGACCAGAAGCGTCTGGCACTCGGGGCAATGCGTAATGTAGGTCACCGGTTCGCTGGTGTCGGCGCGTTGGGTCAGGTCGACGCCCGTGACTTTCGGAATGATCTCACCGCCCTTTTCGACGAATACCGAATCGCCGACGTGCAGCCCGAGGCGGGCAATTTCGTTGGCGTTGTGCAGCGAGGCGCGTTTTACCCGTGTTCCGGCCAGCTGGACGGGTGCCAGTTCCGCTACGGGGGTAATGGCGCCCGTCCGCCCGACCTGGTAGGTGATACCTTTCAGCAACGTGACGGCCGATTCGGCCGAGTACTTGTAGGCGATGGCCCAGCGGGGATTTTTGGCCGTGTAGCCCAGCTCTTCCTGTTGGGCATAATCGTTCACTTTGATCACAATGCCGTCGATGGCGACGGGTAACTCAAACCGCTTCTGCTCCCACTGATGGATGTACGCCAGCACGTCGTCGAGGGTGGGGCAGAGACAAAACGTAGGCGAGACGGCAAAGCCACTTTGCTGCAACGCCAGCATCGACTCGTAATGGCCTTTGTAGGCAATGCCTTCGCCCAGCAGTCCGTAGGTAAAGCAACTGAGACGGCGTTGCGCCACGATGGACGAATCCTGCTGCTTCAGCGTACCGGCGGCCGCGTTGCGCGGGTTGGCCAGTGGCGTTTCGCCGTTTTCCTCGCGTTCGCGGTTGATGTCCTCAAAGACTTCCAGGGGCATGTACACCTCCCCCCGCACTTCGAACAGGGCAGGAAGCTCTTTCGAGTTGGCCCGCAGAGGAATGCTGCGGATGGTCCGGGCATTTGGCGTGATGTCGTCGCCGCGCACACCATCGCCCCGGGTAGCGGCCTGCGTCAGGATGCCGTTTTCGTAGGTCAGGCTGATGGCCACACCGTCGAATTTCAGTTCGCACACGTACTTGAAATCATCGCCGATGGCCTTGCGCACCCGTTCGTCGAACTCGCGCAGCTCTTCTTCCGAATAGGTATTGCCCAGGGAAAGCATCGGATAGCGATGGCGCACGGTCGGAAACTCCTTCGAAATGGTACCCCCGACCCGTTGGGTTGGCGAATCGGGCAGCATCAGCGAAGGGTGCTGCTGTTCCAGGTCCTGCAGTTCGCGCAACAGCCGATCGAACGTCTGGTCGTCTATTTCCGAGACGGCGTTCTGGTAATACTGGTAATTGTAATAGTTCAGTTGATCAGTAAGCTCTTGTATGCGGTGGGCGGCAGCTTCCAGGGTCATGGGGGAGAAGAGGCTTTTAGAAAACGTAAGTAACTAGGTTTAAGGAGGATGCACAACATCCGGGCGGTGCAGGCGTAGCGCGGGGGCTAACTTTTCGGCGTACACGTTCCGGAGGGTAGCCAGGCCCTATAAAAAGAGCGCCTTTACCCCAAGGGAGCGGGCGCTCGCGGCAGAACGGATCAATACTGCGCGTTCGGCGAGTCGAGTTTGCCGAAGACGCGTTTCAGAATGTCGTTAACGCGGTGGCCGGGATTTTCGCGGATCATTTTTTCTTCGCGCGCGATCTTTAGAAAAACGCCGTCCAGAGCTTTGTTGGTCACGTACGTCGACAAGTTCGAATCGTCGATTTTCTGCAGTCCCAGAAACGAGTTCAGCGGGTTGTTGGCGACTTTGTTATACGTATTCACAAAGTTGTTGTAGAGGTCGTTGGCACTACGCCCGGCCAGAAGCGGCTTGCTCAGCGACTGGTTGATGCTGGGTTCGAATGCGTCGGACAAGCGGCTGAAGGTGTTGGACCGCAGGTAATTCGTCGCGGCCGTATCGGGGCCGTACAAAATGTTAAGGCCATCGCGGATGGTAATGTTGCGGATCGCATCCACAAAAATGGGGGTGGCTTTCTGGGCGGCATCCTCGGCCGAGCGGTTCAGGCTCATGACCATGTCGTCGACCAGGGGCTGGAGTGCCGCTTTGTAAAGCGTACGTCCTGCCGCCGAACTGTTCAGCTTGTCGATAACGCCCTGAGCCTGAGGCGGAAGCAGAATTTTCACGGCGGCGTCTTTGTAAAAGCCATCGACCCGGGTCAAGTTGGCGACCGCCGTATCGGTACCGACCTGCAGGGCCGATTTCAGCCCCGAAATGATCTCCTCTTCCGATAAGGGTAAGTTTTGTGAAACGACCTGAAGCACTTCTTTACACGAGTTGAGCGAGAACAGCGAAAGCAGCGCCAGGGTAAGGGTGAAGTATCGTAGTCTTTTCATAATCATAAAGTTAAGTAGTTCGTCTGGCCAAAGACCGTACCAACATGAGGCAGCAAGTTACCCCGTCAATACGACAGAACCGGCGAAATGGATTAAAAAAACGCCGGCAGGCCGCTTCCCGGTGCTTTTGAGATTCTCTGGAAGAGTTGGTCTGGACCAACTCTTCCAACGGGTTATACAATTGCCTCCGGGCAGAACTGATGAGAAGTGGCAGGTAGCACATCATCGTATATATAGAAGACGCTACAGACTACAGGCGTTCTGTACCAAGGGAAATCCAAGTTGATGACGTCGCGTGCGAAAAAAATTAGCCCAAACTTCCCGCCGCACACAACGAATTTAGCTGACAAGGCCGGGCTGAAACCGAGTGGATCTCGCCGGTACCGTGGGGCGAAAGGTGTGTTTCAGCGACGAGCGGATGCCCCAAGGGATGAAAAGCACTAGGACAGGAAAACCTGCGTAGAATCGCTGTTTCGGCATTTTTAACACATTTGTTGCATTCTTTAACACATATTTTGCAGTGCAAAAAACCTGTCATTCTACGATACATCTCTTCTAACGGGTGGGGTGGGTAGCCCCCTATGTTTGTGTCACCAAGCAAAACAACAAGGCCATGACACACTTACAAATTACTTCCGCACCCGAACCTACCTTAGCGTCTCCCACCTACCTTGAATTCGCGCCCTGCGAGGCATTACAACCTTACGTAGAATGCTACTGGATTATGGAAAGTGAAAACTCACGTCCCGTACGCGACAAATTCCTGCCGAGTCCTTATGTAGAAATGGTATTCATCAACAAAGGCGGTGCGTACCTGGTCCACGAAGAAGATCGTTTCGAAGCCTTGCCAGCCAGCGGGGTTTTCGGATTGCAGCAACAGTCGTTGAATGTACGCGTGCAGGGATCGTTCTCCGCACTGGGCGTCAAATTCCGTCCGGAAGGGTTTTACCAGTTGATGCAGATCCAGATGTCGACCCTGGCCAACCGGGTGGTGTCGCTGCGTAAGCTGATCGGCGAAAAGTCGCAGGACATTACGGAGCAGCTCTTGAACACGTCGTCGCCCTACCGTCAATTGGAAGCCATCGAATTGTTTCTGTTGGACGAACTGGCATCACGCCCGCGTCCCGAACACCTGCCGTACCTGCAACGGGCCATTCGGAAAGTGATGGAAACCGGCGGCAACGTTACGGTCACCGAACTGGCCGACGCCGCCGCGGTGAGCGAACGGCAGATGGAACGCAAGTTTATGGAACGCATTGGGCTGAGTCCCAAGAAGTTTATCCGGAATGTACGCATCACGCAGGTGTTCAAACTCCTGAAACAGAAGCCTAATTACGACTGGCTGGACGTGATTTATCGCTGCAACTACTTTGATCAGGCGCACTTTACCCGCGACTTCAAAGCCCTGACCGGCGAAACCCCCACCACCTATTTCTCGCGTCGTTCGTTCTTGCGGAGTGCGTTTCAGGAACGTGCCGTGCGGGCGTAGTAAGGCTGCACAAGCTCGTCCATGACCCGCGACGTGCGCGCGGCGCTGATCCCGGTGCTCGGGCATGTGCCTTCTCCCCGAAGGGCCTGCACCACGGTTTCGACCAGCGGCTGATGCACGTGCGGAGGATACTCAAACGGCAGCTTTTCAATGCCTACCGACGTTTCCAGCACCACCGGCGAAGGTTTAAACGTCTCGTAGGTTATCCGCCCCAGGCTTCCCACTAGTTCCGTACGGTCGGTTTCGGCGGCTTGTCCCGTCGTAAAACACCACGTGGCGCTTCCTACTACGCCCGACGCAAACCGAAAACTCGCACTCAGCACATCTTCCGACGTGTAATAAGCGCCCTGATTGGCCACGACGCTGTGTACCTCCCGGATTTCGCCCAGAAAGTAGTCGAGCAGATCGAGCTGGTGCGATCCCAGGTCAAAAAAATACCCGCCCCCCGCAACGGCCGGATTGGTCCGCCAGGCACCGCTCCCGTCTACATCGTGCGGCTTGGGGGCCTGATACAAGCTCAGATTGACAAAACGGAGGTCGCCAATGGCGCCAGCTTCTAACAACTCCTTGACTTTCAGGAACGTAGGCAAACGCCGACGGTAGTACGCGACGAACAGCGGCTGTCCGGTAGCTTCCGAAACTTCGACCATGCGCCGACATTCTGCATAATTCATCGCCATGGGTTTTTCCACGTAGACCGGCTTGCCGGCTTCCATAGCCCGGATGGCGTATTCAGCGTGGGTATTGGGGGGGGTTGCTACGTAGATGGCATTCACGTCCGGGTCGTGTAACAGCGCCTCAGCATCGTCGTACCACCGCGGCACACCGTGGCGTTTGGCGTAGTCGGCGGCTTTTGCCCCGTTGCGGCGCATCACGGCCACCAGTTCGGAATGGGGTGTTTTGTAGAGCGCCGGGCCGCTTTTGACCTCAGTGACATCGCCAGCGCCGAT
It encodes the following:
- the ligA gene encoding NAD-dependent DNA ligase LigA — its product is MTLEAAAHRIQELTDQLNYYNYQYYQNAVSEIDDQTFDRLLRELQDLEQQHPSLMLPDSPTQRVGGTISKEFPTVRHRYPMLSLGNTYSEEELREFDERVRKAIGDDFKYVCELKFDGVAISLTYENGILTQAATRGDGVRGDDITPNARTIRSIPLRANSKELPALFEVRGEVYMPLEVFEDINREREENGETPLANPRNAAAGTLKQQDSSIVAQRRLSCFTYGLLGEGIAYKGHYESMLALQQSGFAVSPTFCLCPTLDDVLAYIHQWEQKRFELPVAIDGIVIKVNDYAQQEELGYTAKNPRWAIAYKYSAESAVTLLKGITYQVGRTGAITPVAELAPVQLAGTRVKRASLHNANEIARLGLHVGDSVFVEKGGEIIPKVTGVDLTQRADTSEPVTYITHCPECQTLLVREEGEGAAPRAQHFCPNQDGCPPQIRGRLEHFIQRRAMNVEELGPQTIRQLYEKGLVNNVADLYDLTYDQLIALERFADKSARNLLEGLARTRQVPFARVLFALGIRYVGETVARKLAEHFGSIERISQATYEELLEAPEVGERIAQSLQSWLAEPEHQALIERLRQAGLQLAQEEKTSAPSSTTLAGKTFVISGVFEQFSRDGLKALIEDHGGKILSSVSGKLDYLVAGENMGPAKREKALKHGVTILSEAEFLQLLEETGN
- a CDS encoding DUF1015 domain-containing protein produces the protein MAKILPLRAWRYRSELIPRLESLTSPLFDVVSEKQRQRLYQEPYNSIHLSVPRGEHPHQQAAQTLATWQQEGVLQLDPLPALYVYYQHFSLPGSDQQYVRKGFIGNLRLYDWDENVVLRHENTIPGAVDDRVALLEHLQMHVSPTHGLYTDPTFELERYMDESMAAPLLDTEDYQGVRDVLSVIHDLRIIRRFQEVLRDKPVILADGHHRYEGSLAYRHHQRHVLGHDDPEAPWNYHLMYLTNTENGGLRILPAHRLLVDLPDFAPEALLARLQPYFTMREVANPYDLNEIIVGKPWTFGLILRDQAYKIQLKPDQLDRLAWKFPEEIRRLDLTVLHYFAIEKGLGIPGKEQRRSPHIRFERNFAECVSQVAQGTAQLALITNEVPMQDIKRVTGSGYTLPQKSTYFYPKVICGFVFSSLKKNEFTTEDHSCFPVAAPPTTAR
- a CDS encoding DUF6913 domain-containing protein, with amino-acid sequence MELGLQMLSLRNRLRRPPATPTARRSVSFAKARRIGLFVASDSEATWQQFGKIRDQLLKMGKEVTSLAYLSEIPNDPALYKTKFFTNKDISLLGQIKSEEVTHFMAADFDYLYCLTTDVSPLYESILGQSQARCRVGRFSPELEHNLELMVDLKDGESLATLWEKMLRLTQAIQNNDA
- a CDS encoding aminotransferase class I/II-fold pyridoxal phosphate-dependent enzyme, with amino-acid sequence MDLFEKLLTDRGPIGKHSRIAHGYFAFPKLEGEIKPRMQFRGKEVLTWSLNNYIGLANHPEVRKVDGEAAQKYGLATPMGARMMSGNSDLHEQLENELSAFVSKQDTMLLNYGYQGIMSVIDALTDRHDVIVYDAESHACIIDGVRLHQGKRFVYAHNDIEGLEKQLVRATRLVNETGGAILVITEGVFGMSGNLGKLREIVELKKKFQFRLLVDDAHGFGTMGPTGAGAGEHLGVQDQIDIYFSTFAKSMASIGAFVSSDEQVIEYLRYNTRSQIFAKSVPMPLVVGALKRLELLRNHPELRENLWKVVHGLQKGLRDKGFNIGTTEAPVTPVILSGEESEAAQLVIDLRENFHIFCSVVIYPVIPKGLIILRLIPTAVHTMEDVNETIAAFEAIAAKLKDGSYHKSDLKITV
- a CDS encoding Maf family protein, translating into MNSQQKIILASRSPRRQQLLADAGFRFEIVVKDTDESFPATLPPAEVAEFLARQKADAFTEAEIAEAILITADTVVVLDTQVLNKPADPHVAFQMLSQLSGRVHEVYTGVCLRKNGKIVSFTDRTRVHFKTFEPTEINFYIEHYMPFDKAGAYGAQDWLGLVGIERIEGSYFNVMGLPTHRLYTALKEF
- the dapA gene encoding 4-hydroxy-tetrahydrodipicolinate synthase — encoded protein: MTHKLAGTGVALVTPFRQDLSIDFESLGTILRFTAEHGVNYYVVMGTTGEAATLALDEKRAVLRYVQEHNTHQLPLVYGVGGNDTQAVIRRIKNTDLTKVDALLCVSPYYNKPTQEGIYRHYMTIADASPIPVIIYNVPSRTASNVEAATTLRLAAHPQILGIKESCADLSQIYRVLAEKPDDFLFLSGDDMTSVPVICAGGSGVISVLANAFPEKYCRMVAAALRQELSVCREILYELVQINDLMYRESNPVGVKAALALRGLCSPYVRLPLVEASDALMHALRTNIDKFALV
- a CDS encoding acetyl/propionyl/methylcrotonyl-CoA carboxylase subunit alpha codes for the protein MRSAREMGISTVAVFSEADRKALHVRYADEAVCIGPPPSGESYLRGDRIIDVARQLGVDAIHPGYGFLSENAEFAQQVQDAGLIFIGPSPESIRLMGSKLAAKAAVAKFNIPMVPGTPDAIADVAAAKQTAAEIGYPILIKASAGGGGKGMRVVDSEADFEAQMERAVSEAKSAFGDGSVFIEKYITSPKHIEIQVLGDQHGNLVHLFERECSIQRRHQKVVEEAPSGILTPEIRDAMGRSAVDVARSCGYYGAGTVEFIVDEHLNYYFLEMNTRLQVEHPVTELITGIDLVKEQIRVAENQPLSFRQEDLTFRGHAIELRVYAEDPANGFLPDVGTLQTYRRPQGPGIRVDDGFEEGMDVPIYYDPMIAKLVAYGADRQAAIERMVRAIDEYQISGVATTLAFGRLVMQHEAFLTNRFDTNFVNRYFQPEMLQEAHDDEALIAAMVAVSELQQEATHPTTSSHAPAVSRWKQNRK
- a CDS encoding histone H1 — encoded protein: MNKFEQVRDLVMSLEGDFEKFYDKNNQAAGTRVRKGMQDLKNLAQDIRVEVQNMKNTEK